GGCGGTCAACAGAGCGCATGATGACAGGCGCGTGAGCGCCAGCCAATCAGCCCTGACGCGCCTTGAAGCGCTTCTGGGTCTTGTTGATGATGTAGACGCGTCCCTTGCGACGGACGATCTGGTTGTCGCGATGGCGCGTGCGCAGCGACTTGAGCGAATTGCGGACCTTCATGGCGGCGATTCCCGAAAGAGAGACGCGAGGCAGACCGGGCTAGCCCGACGGTCACCGCGTCGAAAAGTTGAGGGGCGGGCTATACGGCGCCTGCCCCCGGCTTGTCAAGAATTTGGCGAGGAAAGACGCGCTTTCCCCCGGACAATGCCGTCAAGCAACATTCAGCAGGACGAGCGCAGCCCGCGCACCCGGTCCGGCAGCGATCTGGACAAGGCCGCGGCCTTCCAGCAGAGCCGTGAACCAAGGGCGGATCACCACGGGCGCCAGGCCTTCGCCAGTGAGTTGCCAATCACCTTCCAGAGCAACGAATGCCAGCACATCCGACGGATTGGGCTCGATCACTCCTTCCCCGCCAGTGACGATCTGAACATCGCCGGAAAAGGCGCCATCCCGCATGAGCAGGTTGAACGCGGTCGCAGGCGCGCCGCGTAACCGACAAAATGGCCCCGGCGCGCCGGCAAAGCGCGTCGGCTGGTCGCGATCGAGCGTTCGCGTGCCCTCAGCGGAGAAATCCAGGTGAACACCCGGGCCCTCCACGACGGTGAACACGCGCGTCACATCCGGGTAATGCGAGAACGGTCCGTCCTTCTCGATCGCCGCGGTGCCAATGCGCCAGTCGACATCGCCGTCAGGACCAAGCCTGACGGCGAAATCGGTGGCGGTTCCGCCGCCATTCTTCCACGGCGCCGTGACGTGGGTCGCCGGATCGATCAGCGTGATCATGCGTGGCAGCGTCACTGGGCGACGTAGCTGACGCCGCTGATCGGCGAGACAACGCGATTGTAGATCTCGCCGCAACGCGCGCCGCAACGCTTCACGAAGGCCGGCAGAACCACCTTGGTCAGGGCCTCGCGCAACAGCGCCACATCGGCAGGCGTTGCGCGGGTGACCACCATCGGCCGGTTGGTGACGACATGGCCGATCTTGCAGCCCGCGGCATTGCCGGAATTGCACTGGATGCCGTCCTCGGTGAGCTCAAGGCCGAGCTTCCACTGGGCTTCCTCGACTTCCTTCATGTAACCCTGGAGGAAGTCGCGCACAGGCGCATCGAGCCGGTTCCACCAGGCGAGATTGACCGCATAGGCGGCAATGCCCCACTGGATCGGCAGCGTGTAGAGGTGACGCGTCACCTCATACCAGCGCGCGCCATTGCCCGTCGCCGTGCCGGTGACGGCGCAATCGACGACGCCGCGCTCAAGCGCCGAATAGACCTCCGGGAAGCCGATGGCGACCGGCTGACCGCCGACCGACTGGATGAAATCGTTCTGCGAACCGCCGGGCGTGCGCACGCGCCTGCCCTTGAGATCGGCAAGGCTGGTGACCGGATCGCGGCAAAACAGCACCTGCGCCGGGAACGGATAGAAGGCGACGATCTTTACGCCGAACCGCTCAAGCTCCTGGTTGAGAATCGGCAGCATGGCCTCGGCGATCTTGCGCCCCTGCTCATGCGAGGTGTTCTGTCCCGACATGTCGATGATGTCGAGCAGCGGCACGTCACCGGCAACCGTCGGCAAGGCCATGCCGGCGAGATCGATCTGGCCGGCGCGCAGGACGCGGATGAGATCGGGACCGGTCAGGTTGCGCTCCGGCCAACTGGCTAGCGTCGTGGTGATGCGGCCGCCGGAACGCGCGCCGATCTGCTCACGCAGCATCGGAATATCGACGCGGGTATATTGCGGGATCGAGGGGGACAGCTGCGTCACCATCTGGATGGCGACAGGCGCGCCGGCAGGCGGCGGCGGCGTCTGGGCCTGGGATGGCGCGGCAAACAGCGCAAGCGACAACAGACCCACAAATCTTGATACCAATGTCGACATCAGCCATCTCCCAGCAACACAGGGCCCACGATAGGTGGCCTCACGAAGGGAAAGCAATGCCCGCGCACGCAGTGCATTTCCACAAAAGCGGGCAGCTTCCGAATGGGCCTGGCTGATGACGAGAGTGACCATCGCAGTGAATGACCATGCGGCTGGCATAGGCACGTTCTACGAGCGGCACGCA
This region of Phreatobacter aquaticus genomic DNA includes:
- the ykgO gene encoding type B 50S ribosomal protein L36 produces the protein MKVRNSLKSLRTRHRDNQIVRRKGRVYIINKTQKRFKARQG
- a CDS encoding HutD/Ves family protein, whose product is MITLIDPATHVTAPWKNGGGTATDFAVRLGPDGDVDWRIGTAAIEKDGPFSHYPDVTRVFTVVEGPGVHLDFSAEGTRTLDRDQPTRFAGAPGPFCRLRGAPATAFNLLMRDGAFSGDVQIVTGGEGVIEPNPSDVLAFVALEGDWQLTGEGLAPVVIRPWFTALLEGRGLVQIAAGPGARAALVLLNVA
- a CDS encoding TRAP transporter substrate-binding protein, whose amino-acid sequence is MSTLVSRFVGLLSLALFAAPSQAQTPPPPAGAPVAIQMVTQLSPSIPQYTRVDIPMLREQIGARSGGRITTTLASWPERNLTGPDLIRVLRAGQIDLAGMALPTVAGDVPLLDIIDMSGQNTSHEQGRKIAEAMLPILNQELERFGVKIVAFYPFPAQVLFCRDPVTSLADLKGRRVRTPGGSQNDFIQSVGGQPVAIGFPEVYSALERGVVDCAVTGTATGNGARWYEVTRHLYTLPIQWGIAAYAVNLAWWNRLDAPVRDFLQGYMKEVEEAQWKLGLELTEDGIQCNSGNAAGCKIGHVVTNRPMVVTRATPADVALLREALTKVVLPAFVKRCGARCGEIYNRVVSPISGVSYVAQ